The Caenorhabditis elegans chromosome II genome has a segment encoding these proteins:
- the zig-10 gene encoding Ig-like domain-containing protein (Confirmed by transcript evidence), which produces MGHFPHYLVLLLILMIALSETIHTLAPKKAPTERLVPIGSTTALECEPYTSSNVTWYRDKHVIATVEGHKNAILNERKPRGGEERIPEIGFLVIFDVQKEDEGNYYCQRENDSKWGEVFQLKIAYVDEISQNEKIKLEPNVPTLGRSLVLHCPIPKAYPPPKVTWTVNSLPISHISSDYVAFPNGTLIISHFSYHHFGYFECNINNFAGHASTNTFIDSRELVANLESLKPTFVNGCSAALRSSLFMFLLGCLITSGAVLIYLICAVCLLKPGRPRRVLRPTFWSRTDPRLAPGFRKAVVPLPDCFVNARMLTPPVQNPLIT; this is translated from the exons ATGGGCCATTTTCCACACTATCTGGTATTGCTCTTGATCCTCATGATTGCATTATCTG aaacaatTCACACTTTGGCCCCAAAAAAGGCGCCAACCGAGCGGTTAGTACCCATTGGATCGACAACTGCACTGGAGTGTGAACCATATACATCTTCAAATGTCACTTGGTATCGTGATAAACATGTCATTGCAACAGTTGAGGGACATAAGAATGCAATACTGAATGAGAGGAAGCCACGTGGAGGAGAAGAAAGGATACCTGAAATTGGATTTCTAGTGATTTTCGATGTTCAAAAAGAAGATGAAGGAAATTATTACTGTCAACGAGAAAATGATTCGAAATGGGGAGAAGTGTTccagttgaaaattgcatATGTTGATGAAATatcacaaaatgaaaaaataaagttggAGCCAAATGTGCCAACACTTGGAAGGTCTTTGGTACTACATTGTCCGATTCCAAAAGCATATCCGCCTCCGAAAGTTACGTGGACAGTG aactcgCTTCCAATATCACACATATCGTCTGATTATGTGGCATTTCCCAATGGAACACTCATCATATCACACTTCTCATATCATCACTTTGGTTATTTTGAATGCAATATAAACAATTTTGCTGGTCACGCTTCTACGAATACATTCATTGATTCTAGAGAATTGGTAGCGAATCTAG AATCTTTAAAACCAACATTTGTGAATGGATGCTCTGCAGCTCTTCGTAGCTCTCTCTTTATGTTCCTTCTTGGATGCCTTATCACATCTGGTGCAGTTCTAATTTATCTCATTTGTGCTGTGTGTCTACTAAAACCAGGACGACCTCGTCGAGTACTTCGTCCAACTTTTTGGTCGAGAACAGATCCTCGGTTAGCTCCTGGATTCCGAAAAGCTGTTGTTCCTCTTCCAGATTGTTTTGTAAACGCCCGAATGTTAACTCCTCCAGTTCAAAATCCATTGATTACatag
- the btb-2 gene encoding BTB domain-containing protein (Confirmed by transcript evidence) yields the protein MKIKCVEVNSDKYSIKSVLGKFCDTNCGGINVSLFVSETTSNKYRFEWELKWDELKKKGVKHLFGTITPETNDKLVPSIDFSVDEKRSTSNLETSKDWLYNIPFKYKIFYKESDYSGLTLEELFKPSERNDAVLVIGGTKMHVNKALLSFHSEYFRALFSSNFKEGKLTEIPMYEVSYEDFSRMLAVLYGNEALLKDDNLEKMLELADQFQVPRVTAHIETHLCHFSKMKQDQLMRLADKFNLRTIIEKIISEVDTTQKMKNLKNSAVFWNLSDETKVLFLYRLMQLI from the exons atgaagataaaATGTGTTGAAGTCAACAGCGACAAATATTCGATTAAATCAGTGCTTGGAAAATTCTGTGATACAAACTGTGGAGGAATCAATGT CTCATTGTTTGTCTCAGAAACTACTTCGAATAAGTATAGATTTGAATGGGAATTAAAATGGGACGAATTGAAGAAGAAAGGGGTCAAGCATTTGTTTGGAACAATCACCCCGGAAACCAACGACAAGTTGGTTCCAAgcattgatttttctgttgatGAAAAACGCAGCACATCTAATTTGGAAACTTCTAAAGACTGGTTGTACAACATTCCTTTCAAGtacaaaattttctacaaagaATCCGATTATTCTGGATTAACTTTGGAAGAACTTTTCAAGCCATCTGAAAGGAATGATGCCGTTTTAGTGATCGGAGGTACAAAGATGCATGTCAATAAAGCT tTGCTGAGCTTCCATTCTGAATATTTTCGAGCTCTGTTCTCCTCGAATTTCAAAGAAGGAAAGTTGACTGAAATCCCAATGTATGAAGTTTCATATGAAGATTTCTCGAGAATGCTGGCAGTTTTGTATGGAAATGAAGCTTTATTGAAAG ATGATAATTTGGAAAAGATGTTGGAGCTGGCCGATCAATTTCAGGTGCCACGTGTAACGGCTCATATCGAGACTCATTTGTGccacttttcgaaaatgaagCAGGATCAATTGATGCGTTTGGCAGACAAATTCAATTTGCGTACAATCATCGAAAAGATTATCAGTGAAGTGGACActactcaaaaaatgaagaaccTCAAGAACTCGGCAGTGTTCTGGAATTTATCAGATGAAACGAAGGTGCTCTTCCTGTATCGTCTCATGCAATTGATCTAA
- the T25D10.1 gene encoding uncharacterized protein (Confirmed by transcript evidence), with amino-acid sequence MFLRRRNLNSSRIICIISIIVLLLIIISLYPHKRTQFGRYSRRQKTIRFQHSTGEIGDQLFSLLSHLGVAKTLYRIPVINSANNSKLIDTLSNAMFTRFPSILQQFLIAIEPPTAVNRELGIENSSYEDPLTKFSEDTSSSLMVKGNGFKSFKYFDNLRSDIRLWVLEDAESVLEAQNLITKSQRNNFKICVHATLESNKNCSVKAIAQILNHYTNEYEDVMLIIASPFPEFTRFIFTNSRIRKYKTEKFSLISSSPEMQIIFSRIYCDVVFLTVPYSTHGWWMGYLAKDDNSHVFYFDPDMFPKNRTANQEDYFPPKWKKLSRKIQ; translated from the exons ATGTTCTTAAGAAGACGTAATTTAAATTCATCAAGAATCATATGCATCATATCAATTATCGTGCTTCTTCTTATAATCATTTCACTATATCCTCATAAGCGGACACAATTTGGAAGATATTCTCGAAGACAGAAGACCATTCGATTTCAGCATAGTACTGGAGAAATAG GCGATCAATTATTCTCTCTACTTTCTCATCTTGGTGTTGCAAAAACTCTTTATCGAATTCCAGTTATCAATTCTgctaataattcaaaattaatcgaTACTCTTTCAAACGCAATGTTTACAAGATTTCCATCGATTctgcaacaatttttaattgctatTGAACCA ccAACAGCAGTGAATAGAGAACTTGGAATCGAGAATAGTTCGTACGAAGATCCTCTTACAAAGTTCTCAGAGGACACATCTTCAAGTCTGATGGTCAAAG gGAACggattcaaaagttttaaatattttgataatttgcgTTCTGACATTCGCTTGTGGGTATTGGAAGACGCCGAAAGTGTTCTAGAAGCACAAAATTTGATTACAAAATCTCAACGGAACAACTTCAA aatttgtgtGCATGCAACATTAGAAAGCAATAAGAACTGCAGTGTTAAAGCAATTGCACAAATTCTGAATCATT ATACCAATGAATATGAGGATGTTATGTTGATAATTGCTAGCCCGTTTCCGGAATTTACTCGTTTCATTTTTACGAACTCGAGAAtcagaaaatacaaaactgaaaaa ttttcattgATCAGTTCTTCACCAGAaatgcaaattattttttcaagaatctATTGTGATGTTGTATTCTTGACAGTTCCATATTCAACACATGGATGGTGGATGGGATATTTGGCAAAAGATGACAATAGCCACGTGTTCTATTTTGATCCAGACATGTTCCCGAAAAATAGAACGGCGAACCAAGAAGActatttcccgccaaaatggaagaaattgtcaagaaaaattcaatga